CAATTACCATCTGCACCGCATTCCTTCGCATCTTCATCATGAAGGATAAATTCAATTCCGTTTTGTTTATTTTGAAGCAATTCTTCAAGAAGTAGTTGTACTTCTCGGATTGTATCTGTATCGTTTTTGTCCTTCACATATACATAGGCAGACCCGTCGCAACTTTGACAATAGGCCTTCCAATCTACTATTTTCCCTTTTGAATTTATAGAGATAAGCCCATTTTGATGAAATAGCACATTTAATTGAATTGCTTTGTTTTCACTTAAAGCGCTATGATCGCCAAGAGCAATAATTGTACTCTCTTCGTATATCCCGCTTTCTTTTAATGCATGAATAATTTTTCCGAGGCGTTCGTCGTGTCTATGGATTGCAGCTACTGTTTCCTCGGACTCGAAGCCATGGTAATGTCTTTGAGTGTCTAAATCAGTAAAATGTACAAACATCACATTAGGCTTTTTCGTATGGATTGTATGTACGGCAGAAGCAAGGACGAAATCATCAAGCTCAGGCTGTGATAATCCATTTCGTATATGGCCGAAACGACGATTTAAATCTAATTGATATAGCGGGCTACCGCTAAATAATGAAACTAAAATTTGATTTTGCCACGGTCTATTTGGAAAAATTTCTGGTAAATTGTAATCGATATTTGCTCTTCCAGTAACAGGCCATAGAAGGGCTGCTGTCGTTAAATTTGCTTTGCGTGCTTCATCATATAAAGTTGTTCCTTTAATGGACTTTCGATACCAATGCCAATCTGGTGACTCACGTCCTGGTTGAAGTAATGTATTGCTGACAACGCCATGCTTATTAGGATAATTACCGGTTACGATTGTTGAGTGGCTTGGATATGTTACAGAAGGATAAATTGGCTCCACTTTTTTCGCAATCGCGCCCTTTTTTATTAAAGTTTGGAAATTAGGTAGTTTTTGTAATATAGGAAAATCTAAAGCTGATAAGCAGTCGAAAGATAAAATAATGACGTGATTTGTTAATGCTTTATCCATAAAGTTTCCCTCCTGATTATATAAAACCTATTCTTATATATTACTATTAATACCTGGTAATAAAAATATATTTTCGAATAAAATTCTATTGTTTATTTTCAGAAAAATTAAACATATAATAAGTATAAGGGAATGAATGGAAGGAGGGAATACGGTGGATTGGTTAGATGGATTTGGTATCTTTTACATCATTGGTGGAGTCACGATTCTCCTTGTATTTTTTATGTCATATTTACTAAAGAAACGTTTTCCAGACAAACAGTTTGATATTATATTTGCACTTAGTTTAGTACTTCTTTGTTTAGCCTTCTTTCCTGTAACAATGATTGCTATTGGTGGATGGGAAGGAATGGGATATGGATTTATTTGTTTCTTCGTTTTAATTGGTACACTTATTGGTATGATTGCTCATCAACTTGTAAAAATAGTTCGGAAAAGTTATGTATAAAACAGTAAGAATTGAAAAGAATGTATAAAAAAAAGAAAATTCACTCTTGTTTTGGAGTGGAATTTATATTATGATATTCAACAAATTTATTTCGTTATAACGATGAAAAAGGAATAGTACATGTCTTACCTTTTTGCAGAGAGAGAATCCTTTTGGCTGGAAGATTCTTAAAAGACGATATGGAACCTACCTTTGAGTTCTGCATATGCAGCGGGAAATTCCCGTTATCAAAAAGAGAGCATACTCAATTTTTTTGTGTATGAATCAGGGTGGTAACGCCGACAAAGCTCGGTCCCTATTTGGGGACGCGGGCTTTTTCTATTTTCTAAAGGAGGAAGAATGACTATGGTAAAAGAACAAGTACAAGCCATTACGAAGATGGAAGAAGACTTTGCTCAGTGGTATACCGATATTGTAAAAAAAGCGGAGCTTGTTGATTATTCAAGTGTGAAAGGTTGTATGATTTTACGTCCATACGGTTATGCATTATGGGAAAATATGCAGAAAGTGATGGATGAAAAATTAAAAGAATCTGGTCATGAAAATGTGTACATGCCAATGTTTATTCCAGAGAGTTTATTACAAAAAGAGAAAGATCATGTTGAAGGATTTGCTCCTGAAGTAGCATGGGTTACTCATGGTGGGGATGAAAAGTTAGCGGAAAGGCTTTGTGTACGCCCTACATCTGAAACTTTGTTCTGTGAGCATTTTTCAAAAATTGTTCAATCATATAATGATTTACCAAAGTTATATAATCAGTGGTGTTCAGTAGTTCGTTGGGAGAAGACGACGAGACCATTCCTTCGTACAACTGAATTTTTATGGCAAGAAGGTCATACGATTCATGAAACGGCGGAAGAATCTCAAATTGAAACATTAAATATTTTAAATCTATATGCTGCTTTTTGTGAAGAGTATTTAGCGATTCCGGTTATTAAAGGGCAAAAAACAGAAAAAGAAAAGTTTGCAGGAGCGAAGGCAACTTATACGATTGAAAGTTTAATGCATGATGGAAAAGCACTTCAAACAGGAACATCTCATAACTTTGGAACGAATTTCTCTGAAGCATTTGATATTAAGT
This Bacillus mycoides DNA region includes the following protein-coding sequences:
- a CDS encoding ectonucleotide pyrophosphatase/phosphodiesterase; translated protein: MDKALTNHVIILSFDCLSALDFPILQKLPNFQTLIKKGAIAKKVEPIYPSVTYPSHSTIVTGNYPNKHGVVSNTLLQPGRESPDWHWYRKSIKGTTLYDEARKANLTTAALLWPVTGRANIDYNLPEIFPNRPWQNQILVSLFSGSPLYQLDLNRRFGHIRNGLSQPELDDFVLASAVHTIHTKKPNVMFVHFTDLDTQRHYHGFESEETVAAIHRHDERLGKIIHALKESGIYEESTIIALGDHSALSENKAIQLNVLFHQNGLISINSKGKIVDWKAYCQSCDGSAYVYVKDKNDTDTIREVQLLLEELLQNKQNGIEFILHDEDAKECGADGNCLFMLEAQEGYYFTENYTGDFIKDIVQKDVTPSKKYTFGTHGYSPTKPNYETIFIAAGKGIKSGVTIPYMRLIDEGPTIARLLGLHLGETDGAIVEDLLQL
- a CDS encoding YesK-like family protein: MDWLDGFGIFYIIGGVTILLVFFMSYLLKKRFPDKQFDIIFALSLVLLCLAFFPVTMIAIGGWEGMGYGFICFFVLIGTLIGMIAHQLVKIVRKSYV
- the proS gene encoding proline--tRNA ligase — encoded protein: MVKEQVQAITKMEEDFAQWYTDIVKKAELVDYSSVKGCMILRPYGYALWENMQKVMDEKLKESGHENVYMPMFIPESLLQKEKDHVEGFAPEVAWVTHGGDEKLAERLCVRPTSETLFCEHFSKIVQSYNDLPKLYNQWCSVVRWEKTTRPFLRTTEFLWQEGHTIHETAEESQIETLNILNLYAAFCEEYLAIPVIKGQKTEKEKFAGAKATYTIESLMHDGKALQTGTSHNFGTNFSEAFDIKFLDRNGKWQYVHQTSWGVSTRMIGGLIMVHSDNNGLVMPPKVAPVQVVIVPIAQHKEGVLEKATELQGRIQKVARVKIDASNKTPGWKFNEYEMKGIPIRLEVGPKDIEKNQVVLVRRDTKEKEFIAMDQLEERIPSLLEEIHHSLFNKAKVFRDENTYSVTNFEEMKKAADEKQGFIKAMWCGELACEEKLKEEVGVSSRCMPFEQEHLADECICCSKEAKHMVYWGKAY